In Kaistella faecalis, a genomic segment contains:
- the topA gene encoding type I DNA topoisomerase — translation MSKNLVIVESPAKAKTIQKYLGKDFEVKSSFGHIRDLPKKGMGIDLSTFTPDYEVSPDKKKLVTELKAAVKKADMVWLASDEDREGEAIAWHLAEELKLKDDNTKRIVFHEITKNAILKAIENPRKIDQNLVNAQQARRILDRIVGFEMSPVLWKKVKTGLSAGRVQSVAVRLVVERELEIRGFQPKSAFKVEGIFLNNNKQEISAKLKKDFAKESDAEDFLNLSQNTEFKVLNVEKKPGTRTASAPFTTSTLQQEASNRLGYGVTATMRVAQRLYEEGFITYMRTDSVNLSQEAINGAKSQIISEFGDQYSNPRNYTTKSASAQEAHEAIRPTDFSVKRIGDEQLNKLYQLIYKRTLASQMTNAKIEKTVIEIGNPKLPQHFEAQGEVIVFDGFLKVYGITRTDEDDEENNEKLLPKVSVGEFLDYKKIEATEKFTKPAARYTEAGLVKKLEELGIGRPSTYAPTIQTIQNREYVDKREILPQEREILKMSLSKKELKKEILTEKFGGDKNKFVPTDIGEVVNDFLTQNFAEILDFGFTAKVEQDFDEIASGSEKWKEVLQGFYKDFHPKIADVEENADRANGERILGVDPKSGKNVITRIGRFGPMVQIGEQDDEEKPIFASLMPSQNIATITLDEALELFKVPFDLKEFEGQSVTVGVGRFGPYVKWGETFISIPRGEDPLSVTQERAEEIIKEKKIADAPIATYKGEPVTKGSGRFGPFIKYQSLFINVPKRYDFENLSQSDINELIDAKLEKEANRYIQQWEKEKISIENGRWGPFVKFGKTMFKIPKTKKDEKYTAEELADVSLDEVKKWITAQDKNAFKEKPKKAVAKKTTAKKTTVKKPVSKKK, via the coding sequence ATGTCAAAAAATTTAGTCATTGTAGAGTCGCCGGCGAAAGCAAAAACCATTCAGAAGTATCTGGGAAAGGATTTCGAAGTGAAATCCAGTTTCGGACACATCCGCGATTTACCCAAAAAAGGAATGGGGATTGATTTGTCAACATTCACCCCGGATTACGAAGTTTCTCCAGATAAAAAGAAACTCGTTACCGAACTGAAAGCCGCAGTGAAGAAAGCCGATATGGTTTGGCTTGCTTCCGATGAGGACAGGGAAGGTGAAGCTATTGCATGGCATCTTGCAGAGGAACTGAAATTAAAAGACGACAACACGAAACGTATTGTATTTCATGAGATTACAAAAAATGCAATCCTGAAAGCAATAGAAAACCCCCGTAAAATTGACCAGAACCTGGTAAACGCGCAGCAGGCAAGAAGAATTCTGGACCGTATCGTAGGTTTCGAAATGTCACCTGTGCTGTGGAAAAAAGTGAAAACAGGGCTTTCTGCAGGTCGTGTGCAGTCTGTAGCTGTGCGGCTGGTTGTAGAAAGAGAACTCGAGATAAGAGGTTTTCAGCCTAAATCAGCGTTTAAGGTAGAGGGCATTTTCCTTAATAATAACAAGCAGGAAATTTCTGCGAAACTCAAAAAAGACTTTGCTAAAGAGAGCGATGCTGAAGATTTCCTGAATCTTTCCCAAAACACAGAATTTAAAGTTCTGAATGTGGAAAAAAAACCTGGAACCCGTACTGCTTCAGCACCATTCACCACTTCAACTTTGCAGCAGGAAGCGAGTAACCGTTTAGGTTATGGTGTAACTGCGACAATGCGGGTAGCACAAAGGTTATACGAAGAAGGTTTTATTACTTATATGAGAACCGATTCCGTGAATCTTTCTCAGGAAGCCATCAACGGCGCAAAATCTCAGATTATATCTGAATTTGGTGATCAATATTCCAATCCGCGCAATTATACCACCAAATCAGCATCAGCCCAGGAAGCGCACGAAGCTATACGCCCGACAGATTTTTCTGTAAAGAGAATCGGCGATGAGCAGCTCAATAAACTGTACCAGTTAATTTATAAAAGAACTTTGGCAAGTCAGATGACGAATGCCAAAATCGAAAAAACAGTGATCGAAATCGGTAATCCGAAACTTCCGCAGCATTTCGAAGCACAGGGCGAGGTTATTGTTTTTGACGGTTTCCTTAAAGTATACGGAATCACAAGGACCGATGAAGATGATGAAGAAAACAATGAAAAGTTATTACCGAAAGTTTCAGTAGGGGAATTCCTGGATTATAAGAAGATTGAAGCCACCGAAAAATTCACAAAACCCGCTGCAAGATATACCGAAGCAGGTTTGGTGAAAAAACTGGAGGAATTGGGCATCGGAAGACCTTCAACCTACGCCCCAACCATCCAGACTATTCAGAACCGTGAATATGTGGATAAACGCGAGATTCTTCCGCAAGAAAGAGAAATTCTTAAGATGTCTCTGAGCAAAAAAGAGCTCAAAAAAGAAATCTTAACAGAAAAATTCGGCGGTGATAAAAATAAATTTGTCCCAACCGATATTGGCGAAGTGGTAAATGATTTCCTGACGCAGAATTTTGCTGAAATTTTAGATTTCGGATTTACTGCAAAAGTAGAGCAGGATTTTGACGAAATAGCCAGTGGATCAGAAAAATGGAAAGAAGTTTTACAGGGCTTTTACAAAGATTTCCATCCTAAAATTGCTGATGTAGAAGAAAATGCTGACCGCGCAAACGGAGAACGAATACTTGGTGTTGATCCCAAATCCGGCAAAAATGTAATTACAAGAATAGGCAGGTTTGGACCGATGGTTCAGATTGGCGAGCAGGATGACGAGGAAAAACCGATTTTCGCAAGTCTGATGCCTTCGCAGAATATCGCAACAATAACGTTAGACGAGGCTTTGGAACTCTTCAAAGTTCCTTTTGATTTGAAAGAATTTGAAGGTCAGTCTGTTACAGTCGGTGTCGGCAGGTTCGGGCCTTATGTGAAATGGGGCGAAACTTTCATCAGTATTCCACGTGGGGAGGATCCTCTTTCTGTTACTCAGGAACGTGCAGAAGAAATCATTAAAGAGAAAAAGATTGCAGATGCACCAATCGCAACTTATAAGGGCGAGCCGGTAACAAAAGGAAGCGGGAGATTCGGACCGTTTATTAAATACCAGTCACTTTTCATTAATGTTCCGAAGCGTTATGATTTCGAAAATCTTTCTCAAAGCGACATTAACGAACTTATCGATGCAAAGCTTGAAAAAGAAGCCAACCGATATATTCAGCAGTGGGAAAAAGAGAAAATCTCCATTGAAAATGGCAGATGGGGCCCATTTGTTAAATTCGGGAAAACCATGTTCAAAATTCCTAAAACAAAGAAAGATGAAAAGTATACTGCGGAAGAACTTGCAGACGTTTCTTTGGATGAGGTAAAAAAATGGATCACCGCACAGGATAAAAATGCTTTTAAGGAAAAACCTAAAAAAGCGGTTGCCAAGAAAACTACAGCCAAGAAAACTACAGTTAAAAAACCTGTGTCAAAAAAGAAATAG
- a CDS encoding histidine kinase, with protein sequence MTDLFTALIEKDAHNSILYTVLGGLLLLAVFHLGMFLQNKDKSYLLYSLYTMFSFIAYMPVAESGFVASLSKTAGLDNDSKIFFTIVFNCIYFFFFAEFLNIKSINRKWYRIIVFPVIVLLIAGALIFIGHKIYGLDHIFNWYKNAFIYLITLQTVISFYILTKVKNNLKYYIIFGGIILFICSIVGERTVREIPALNLSRKMGDFIYFVGLLIENIAFSLALGHKQRINHEQKVTFHKDLILELQRNERLKDEMTRENEKRLTVENDKIKYLQEISDLKFSLLQSRMNPHFIFNALNSVKYYILENDSQNAVDYLTKFSKIIRISLAASSLREFTLTEELQTLKLYMDIENLRFENKIDFTIHAAPDIDPDRVRLPPMVLQPFIENSILHGIAAVHDKKISVEILSVPDKILILITDNGIGRDRAAKINAIRSTHTKSLGIEIARDMLKNYFGAGNFSVVYTDLHENNIASGTTVEISIPKPEN encoded by the coding sequence ATGACAGATCTTTTTACTGCCCTTATCGAAAAGGACGCCCACAACAGCATTCTGTATACGGTATTGGGTGGGTTACTTCTTCTTGCTGTATTTCATCTTGGGATGTTTCTGCAGAATAAAGATAAATCTTACCTGCTTTACAGTCTCTATACCATGTTTTCGTTCATTGCCTATATGCCTGTTGCGGAAAGCGGCTTTGTAGCTTCACTTTCTAAAACAGCTGGTCTGGATAACGATTCCAAAATATTTTTCACGATCGTATTCAACTGTATCTATTTTTTCTTTTTTGCGGAATTTTTAAATATTAAAAGTATTAACCGGAAATGGTACCGCATTATTGTCTTTCCGGTAATCGTACTTTTAATTGCAGGCGCTTTGATATTTATTGGACACAAAATTTATGGTTTAGATCATATCTTCAATTGGTACAAAAATGCATTCATATATCTAATTACGTTGCAGACCGTAATTTCATTCTATATTCTTACTAAAGTAAAGAACAATCTTAAATATTATATCATTTTCGGCGGGATTATCTTGTTCATATGTTCCATAGTTGGAGAGAGAACGGTGCGCGAAATTCCTGCTCTTAATCTAAGCAGGAAAATGGGTGATTTTATTTATTTCGTGGGCTTGCTTATCGAAAACATAGCATTTTCCCTGGCGTTAGGTCATAAACAAAGGATAAATCATGAGCAAAAAGTAACCTTTCACAAAGATTTAATCTTGGAACTGCAGAGAAATGAACGGCTTAAAGATGAAATGACCAGGGAAAACGAAAAACGCTTAACTGTAGAAAACGACAAGATAAAATACCTGCAGGAAATCTCTGACCTTAAGTTTTCACTGCTGCAGAGCCGTATGAATCCTCATTTCATTTTCAACGCACTGAATTCTGTTAAATATTACATTCTCGAAAACGATTCCCAAAACGCCGTAGATTATTTGACAAAATTCTCTAAAATTATCCGAATAAGTTTAGCAGCATCATCACTGAGGGAATTTACCCTTACCGAAGAATTGCAGACGCTGAAACTCTATATGGATATCGAAAATCTGCGGTTTGAAAATAAAATAGATTTCACGATTCACGCAGCCCCGGATATTGATCCCGATCGGGTGAGATTGCCACCTATGGTACTGCAGCCTTTTATAGAAAACTCCATTCTGCACGGAATTGCGGCGGTACACGATAAAAAAATTAGCGTCGAAATATTATCAGTACCGGATAAAATTCTTATCCTAATCACCGACAACGGAATCGGCAGAGACAGAGCTGCAAAGATCAACGCCATCCGCAGCACGCACACCAAATCACTTGGAATTGAAATCGCGCGTGATATGTTGAAAAATTATTTCGGCGCAGGTAATTTCAGTGTTGTTTACACCGATCTTCACGAAAATAATATCGCAAGCGGAACAACGGTAGAAATCTCCATTCCGAAACCTGAAAATTAG